The segment CATTTATAACCCATTAGAAAACATATTAAACCACCAATAAAGGTGTTGTTCATGTCGCATCAGCAGCTTTATACCCCTATACGCCTTCATAACGTCGAaggactgtttttcttttctataaaGCTTCTAAAATTCATAGCCTAAACTTATGTTATTATATTTCGGATAATGTTAAACCTCGTGttatgagaaaattaaaggaaCAATGCAGATTTCCTCGGCAGGGTTTACATAAAGCCgttgtgtaaaatattcagCCTACGTTTCCTTTGTGGAGGCAGCGTGCCAGGGTTTCATTCATAACGAGCCAATCAGATTGAAGCTTACTGCGGCTCTTCGTCCAATAGCGAAGCAGCTTACAATGGTGGCCCTGTTTCGACCGCGGACAGACAGAGGCAAGCAGACCGGGTTTGAAGCTAAgctaattcagtcattttacgTCTGGTAAATGTGCATGTTCGCGCGGGTTTTAGTCTCAGTGCAGGAGTGGGTCTGTTTTCGAAAATTCAAATCCACCTGTGAACGTTTTCGGCCGTAGGCTAACGAGCTAAACTCGAGGTTTATTTCAGATAAAAGCGCTTCGGTGCTGCTAGCTAAACAAGCAGCGGGTAGGCGCCACTTCACGTCCTCAgggtgtttttgttattgtagcGCCTTTCTTGAAACCGAATCCTTGCTCTAAGCTGCAAGCAGagaatccccccaaaaaataaataatttcgcgtttagttaaaaaaataattaataaaaaaaagttagcaTGGCTGAGTTTCTCGAAGACCCGTCGGTCCTCACGaaagagaagctgaagaacGAGCTTGCGGCGAACAATGTGCCCCTTCCGAGCGGGGAGCAGAAGAAGGAGGTGTACGTGCAGCTGTACCTGAAGCACCTGACCGTGCTGAACAACAAGAAGACCCCGCCTGCGGACACTTTCTCCAGCGACGAGGAGCTGCCTGCGCCGGTGGTGGCCAACAGAAGTCGCTCTGGAAGGGTGAGCTTTCATTTTAgcctattttctttttaatctggGGAAACTCCGCCGCCATGCTTTTGCTGTGGTTTGGTGGAAGTTTTAACTCGCGTTTTTTGGTATTCACtcgtgtttgttttgttttttgtgtgcagaAAGCTACCAGGAAGACCGATAAGCCTCGCacggaggaggtggaggtgacGGAGCTGACTGATGAagagctgaagcagcagctgctgaagcaCGGTGTGGACTCTGGACCCATTGTTGGTGGGTTCTGTTTGGTTCCCCAGCAGGTTTATGgtctgctttattaaaaaaacactcatcaGGAACCATTAAATCTGTCTGTGTGCAAACTGTGAATTCATGCAACACCCAGCAGAACAGGACTACAAACCTTTTTACTTCAGTGTAACTAATAacatcacatttaaacaaatatactcttaaaataatattaaacacCTGGGATGAGGTTCTGACGGTATAACCCTTAGCAAAACtaccagtgttaaaacaaatttaattaaaaattcatcacataatttatttgcttgtgtttaaaacaaaaatgcaagtCTTATTACTTTTGCTGCCTAAACTAGAGATCGTATAGCCTAATACGGATTATTTTATAGGTTTAATGATTGATTAAtactaaacaaaatatttatttataaataaatttaaagggACAGCCTTGCTGCCCTTACACCTGGTCTCCTGCacatataacaaaaacaaaaaaataacaatttgtcTCTATTAATCTGTTCCCCGATCTTCATCCTGCATGAATCAGATTTTTTCCTGCaccaacacacttgattcaaCTACCTCTTCGTCGAGTTTtgcaaaaactgatttaaatcaggtgtgttgaagccgTGAGTCATCCAAACCAAACATCGATGTAGTTTCCCGAACTTGGGACACACAAAATGAGAACAGCAGCGACTTGCAACCTGAACTATCACCATTTAAAGTAGATTAATATCTCTAATATGctaattaaacaataaaagaataacGACGCAAACAGTCTGTAAAACCATTGTACTGCTTTTATCTGTTCATAAGTACTGTTTGTATTTCTTGTAACAATTATGGCTAAAATATGGGGGTTAGatggttttataatttaattttatttctgaaaatcatCTCAAAACCCATGGATTACCTGTTCAAGTTTGATCTTTATGTACATGTTCATTTACTGCTCACTgggtttttcatgtttaaaatctgtttacaaGTCCTTCTGTGTTCTCTCAGCCTCCACCCGTAAGTTGTAcgagaagaagctgcagaagctTCTGGACGAACCTGCAGCCGAGCCGGAAGCGCCTACAGATGTCACAACTCTCCCCAAAGCCGACAGCAACCAGAACGGCAACACAAACTCCGACCAGTACAGTGACAAAGAAGACGGTGAGTTCTGATCACGTTTGTTTCAGCGTGCTGTAGAACGTGCGTCAACATCCCAAACCAGCTGCATCAGGGTGTTATGTAAATACAAAGGGGAGAAAGTGATTTCGTACAATAGCATAGGGAAGTTTCTCAGTTCTGTTATCATTTAAACTTCTCCAGAGGAGATGACTGCCCCCGAACCCGAGCCAGTTCCTGTGGTGGAGAAGCCTGTGAGGAGCAGAGGGAAAACTCCTGTCACCgtcagaaccagcagcagaCGACAAACCAAAGTGAGGCCCAGTTTTCTGCTCTCCTAATGGTGACGGTCAAAGTATAGTTTGAGTTTGTgtgatcgttttttttttttttttttacattacactgACAGGTGGTGGAGGAGATTGTTATTGAGGAGACTCCAAACAAGGCCAGCAAGAGTGTGGTGGAAGATATCCTTGCCAATGAAATAAGCACACCTACAGGCATCAGGTAACTTgtaatctttctttttatgCTTATTGTTGCACAAATGTAAGTTCAGTTACATTTTAGAAACTTGGTTTGTTAAAAGAAGATGATAAAGGCGACCAGTTGGGCATTATTTATTCAGTGTAAGCTAAAAGTCATTGTTGTTTCTCGTATCAGTGCGACCTGCAGGCGTCCAATCAGAGGAGCAGCCGGTCGACCTCTAAAGCCTAGCGAGTACTGGTTGGATGAGTCCCGTTTACAGTACAACACTCGCACAGAGAGCCGCACCTACTCCGAGTCGTTCTCCCAACCGAGCATGTCCGGCTCCTCGAGCAAAGGTCCCGCCCGGCGAGGCTTCCTGTCCCTGTTGTTCAAGCTCCTGCTCCTGGCGGTGGTGGCCGGTTCTCTCTACTACACCTACCAGAGGCTGACTCCCGAGCAGATCGGCACCCTCAAAGGCCTCCTCGACAGCGTGATTGTCCCAGTCCAAAGCGCCGTGGAGACAGCAGCCACCTCCCTGGGCATCAGCGGCGGCGCCACCGAGAGCGGCACCGTCACCAAGAGCACCGGAAACTAAAGACCCTCAGCAGTTACACGCCATGCCCGGATCACCTCCCTGCCACAGCGACCCATCATCGTCGACAGCAAACTTAACTCACTCCTCTTTTTCCGAAACTGTTTGGACAAGGGACACAAATTTAATTGGAATGAACTTCCTCTTGCCAGACTTCAGCTTTCCTCCCACCACAAGAGGGCGGTATACTCAAGCAGTAGCTTCTGTACGTGGCAGTCAGAAGAGactggttttattgttgatttttaatcTGTGAAtcgtttgtgtctttgtgtgcattTAACCCTTATATGTAGAAACGAGTGTGAACGGGAGAGGCCAGTTTATCTGTGCATGGTCGTAGTTCTTGGCGGTCATACTGTAGTTTTTATCCAACGCTTCATGCCAGGTGGTGTTATGACGTGCCTGGACACAGGTTAGCACTTAATGCCCTcccatatttttttgtttgatttttctttttttccacacacaaaGCAGCGCTTCTTCTAATACCATACTGTTTTCACGTTTCAGTAATAAATTTCAACATTTGCTTTGTGATTATAGAGGTAGGTAGAGTGACTTAATGTTTCTGTGGTGCTCAGGTTGATTCATTTCAGACTTTCAGGTGTTCAGAGACGTGAGATCCAATCAGGCCGGTTAAAACGTTTCACCGTCTCTCCCAGAAGGGCCGGTCGCTCTTCAAATCACGTCTGATGGATGAAAAATGTACAAGTCAGTGAAGTCCAAACTCAATTGATCATGAATTAAAGGTTgacaaaatatatacatatatgtattgGCATCTTGTGTCAATGTTGGCATCAatttacaaacaacaaatccAAAAAGAAGGCGCTTCTTAGTATTACTGTGTGTTTGACAGACTTGTTAAGAAGACTCGAATTTCAAAatgtgactctttttttttttcggccATTAAGCCCATCTAACGTTCTCAAACTCTGGACTGTagcgctcagtttgtgtttcttttgttttaatttgatatatatatttttttaaagatttctgatCCTTCGGTCCTCCGTACAGGACCGGCTGTCGCCGTGCACCCACATAGCCCGCCTCACGGACTGCATGTAGACGCAGTGCCACAACCTGCAGAGACGACGCGTGGAGGAAAGTAACCCCCTTCAGGACAGTAAACTCGGTTTGTCCCCGTCAGCCCTTCACTTCTGCCTGAACAAAAATTAAGAGACTTTGTAGCTGAATTGGGTCTGTTGCCCAGAGGAGGAAGTTTCCTGAGGTGTTCTGTTtctattttgatatttttctaaaaaaaaaacgtgtattcAGCTTTTTATAGAACATTTTGAGGTAACAATTAAAAGCAATATGTGATACATGCAAGTAATGCTGTTTATTAATCTGAACGTTGCTGATTTAAGACTAGATTGATCATCAGGCAGCTCTCCCACAACGGACAGATATGACGGGTTATGTGGGTAAGgatttttaatctgtttatttatgttcatgTAGGCTGTGtgtcattaaataaatttggtttttaccaaatgtttttcctccttAGATCCACGAAGTCCAATTTATTCCACCATGTGCGCAGCTTGCCATcatgagatctgttttttttttttttttttaggtttttaaactCCTATCCATGTGGGAGCTTGTTCCAGTCGGCGGTCCCTCGAGTCCAAGATAATATTTGGGAAAAGATGTCATTGAATTATCTCCATGTGTTTGTTATACAACGTCATCTTcacaagaggaaaaaatgtgATGGGAGTTCCTTGGGAAGAACTGggcgttttttctttttttaagatggatgttttgtgtgcgtgcatgtgctttagagcagtggtccccgacctttttagctccacggaccggttcattttcagacagtattttaactgaccggcctttaaaggtgtggcggataaatacaacaaaataaaaagatacgaccggcatgaaaacagggttattttttaaaacataataaacttaaatccaacgtgtcctcgcagctttgttagctgcgtcctggtatggtgttatcaacatgaataacagcctctcctccccctgatgttctctggtcaatatgtcgatgtttaaactttaaaataagatccactacaaatataaagtgcacaaagaatacatcTCACCATAACACTGactcagtgggagccctgtgtctgtttctcagtaaccagacggtcccatctagggcttccagagacgtttgttttttactcattttgctgcttgtgggtttgtttttagcggtaatgTATCACCTGACCTacataagcgttctgacacacatcaagagggagtcatagacggatggagtggagagaatccggtcagttttcaaaataaatgttgtttagactgaaaattaaaaacaatggaaatactacaagttaattattctttttgtgcGGCCCGGTACCGGTCTGCGGCCCAGAcgttggggacctctgctttagAGCAATGTTTGGGTGTTTGAAGAGACCTTATagtccaggaaaaaaaaaaaaacattactgtcaTTTTTAGGGTcttcaaatgtttgaaaatgtgcGTGGTTCAagttttctcctgtttccttcaacatgtccattcagatctgctctgatcaccactctctcctccctggaaATACTCTCCATCACTtcgagatccttccagaatttttctttttcttctacatcacatccaacctgtagAGCAGAACCAGTGACAACATTGAACATCAGacctacttctaccttcagacacgtCACCCTATCTGATACTCTTCACCTTCGACTACATTTCTTGCCAACTTCTCCTACAGGACCACCCTTACCCCATTTCTCTTCTTATCCACACCAtgataaaacagcttaaaccctgccccaatgctgcGAGCCTTGCTGCCTTTTTACttggtctcttgcacacataacaCACCTACCTTCCTGCTCTGCATCAtatcagccagctctctacttTCACCCATAATTGTCCCTACGTTTAGAGTTTCCACCCTCAGTCTTACACCtttgactttcctcttctccctcagtCTCCTGACGCATTTCCCTCTTTGTGCTCTCTGAGGTaactataaatttaaaatgacataatAGGAGCAAGCACTGTAGCTGAAGTTGATGTTTCTGAGGGAACTGAAGACACCTGTTTTTTATGGGAAAAGCATTTTGTAGATGAAGTTAAATATGtcgaaaagttacaaaaatcacaaCTCGCAGCACCCGTctttgaatgagctgaacactgTGATGAATGAGTGATTACAGTGGCTaaaagtctgcaggaggagtTTGATTgcacagaagaataaaaaccaggaaaacaataaCGGGTACCAAACCTGTCTCCTCTTGTAATCGTTCTCATTGTTCTCCATGACACTTTTCTCCTCTACTTGGTGCGCCTGCTGACGAAGTGCATTCAGTATCTTCAGATATAAGTCCATGATGAGTCATCATCCTGCAAGCCTCGCAGGCTCTCTCCTGGTGCAGCAGGACAAGCTGAAGCCATTTTAGGCTGAAATGAAGTCtacttttattcaaattaaagaaaaggaaaataagcTTTTGTTTCCAACTTGTACACCCCAAACAAGAGTCCCAATTAAGtctataaaagaacaaaaaagcatCAGATATAATTACAATGTTTGTGATTAATGccttgtttctttaaactatctgtttgtttttttgttagtaGTAGTTGGATTGTTGTTGGAGCTGACCCGGTTTAGTGCCCAGCTGAGGCTTTGGGAGACGGAGAAGCTTTAGATAATTAACTCCAGTAGGCTGCAGGCTGACGACGAGCACCAGTGAGTCCCTCTGTGGCTTCAAAGAACACCTTCAGCTTCAGACAAAAGGTGAGCAGCAATGTTTTCATCTTACCGTTGTTTCCTTGGCGGTGATTTAAGTCGCTAAATGTTCTTCCTGAGGGCCAGCAGCATGTTCAGCTTCTCTTTATTACTTGTGCTTTTGTGGGGGATTTCTGGATCTTTTTAattctgtaaatatatataaatataaattaccTTTTTCCTTTAGTCATCTCTATGTTCCAACCTATAAGGTGTCTAAACGTGAGATGGTGACAGTTTTGACTGCTAATATCTACACGCAGCAGCAGAATGTGCTCTGAATCGCTGAAACCTTAGAAATGATGGTTTACGTTCTGGagttaaatattaaatctaTAGTTTTTAAGTAGCTTTAATTGATTTACACCCTTCATGTATGAAAAAATTAATATAAGCAAGAATACACCTGTGCCCAACCTCCTGTTTGTTGTTATATATTTggataaaatgaacatttatgaTGGTGTCTCATCTTAGTTTGTGTACTGTTGGAATAAAAagagctattttttttctctgtaaccTGAGAGAACTGTAGTCCCTTCCAGCTGACCTGGTGTTCAGACAACACAGTACCTGCTCAGGTTTACGCGCTTGGCGTGCACAACACTCTTTATTGGTAATCCAGGTTCAGATTACTACACTGAATGGACATTTTCTCCATTTCACGGTAAAACCAAATGTGTGGTCAGTGCCTTATACGTCCGTTTTACAGCCGGATTAATTATGGAGCTCTCTTGATTAAAGGATAATAGGAGCCAATCATTTGTTCCAGCTGTAACCTGCAGATAGGAATAAAAAAGCCAATTTAATTTGGAGATCAAGCAGTTAAAACCTGGATTAGTTTCAGACACAAATTCTGTAGTTGCCTGGAAAGTTTGGTGTCTGTTCGCAGCGCAGGTGCAGCAGATGGGGGCGGCGTTAGAGGATTACTGTAACTCCTTTAAGAGTGAGTGGAGGCGGACATCCGATTACAGAGCTCCGTCCTCCATTAGAGCTCCCAGAGAGGAGGGGAGCTGTGCAGCTCCTCCATCCGGCCCCCTGGAGTCACATGTGCTCTCTGCTGCCGCTGCAGCTCATACCTGCCTTCGGCCTCTCCGCGCTGCTCTGAGACCGCGGGAGGTGCTGTGGATGCAGGTGGGGGGGCGTCACTCAGCTCGGTGGGGAAACAGGCACTCGGGTGCCCGACCGGTTTGCCATGCTGATCACTTGCTGGTGTCTGTACCTGACGGCCCGGAGCTTCGCCGAACAAAGCAAGTattgctgctgcttgtgtgtctGGCTGCAGTGTGGTTTCAAGGTGAACCCTGCTGAGAGATCCTGTAAGGGACGGAGCtcagtctgtatttatttttatgctcgTAGTACAGACGCTATATATTCAAAGAGTCGTGCTGTTGAGATAAAAACGTCtcattgtttttacagtttgacgGTTTTTGTTCCTGTATAAAACCTTCATCTATTATTCATCTCTTTGTCAACGACCACACTCTGTTGTTTCCTCTCCTGTGTCCACAGCATTCAGAATGGCTTCAATCGTGCAGAAGTTGATCACCCCGCTGGTCAGCGGCCCTCCTGAGCCCCCCAGGAATAAAGTGACAGTTGTGGGTGTGGGTCAGGTTGGCATGGCCTGTGCTGTCAGCATCCTGCTCCGGGTAAGAgcctgggttttttttgtttttgttttttttgacgcCTTTGCACTTAAATGCCCCGTCCCTGCCTGCTGCCCTCACAGTATGTGGTAATACCCAGGATCCTCCTAGACTGACTCCAGATTACTGATCTCTTGGCATCTGATCTTGATCTTATCGCCTTAATGTTTGCAGCAGAGAggggggtttaaaaaaaaaaggagatgttGTCATGAAAACAGAAGATTTACAGACTGAAGCTCGCTGTGACTGAAATAACAAACTGTACATTAGTTGGAGCAGAAACTGTAACTCTGAAAAGCATTACTCTGAAACAAAAAGTCCCTTTAATGAGTTTTTGACTTGAGAAaaaccagagagagagagagagagagagag is part of the Kryptolebias marmoratus isolate JLee-2015 linkage group LG11, ASM164957v2, whole genome shotgun sequence genome and harbors:
- the tmpob gene encoding thymopoietin b, whose protein sequence is MAEFLEDPSVLTKEKLKNELAANNVPLPSGEQKKEVYVQLYLKHLTVLNNKKTPPADTFSSDEELPAPVVANRSRSGRKATRKTDKPRTEEVEVTELTDEELKQQLLKHGVDSGPIVASTRKLYEKKLQKLLDEPAAEPEAPTDVTTLPKADSNQNGNTNSDQYSDKEDEEMTAPEPEPVPVVEKPVRSRGKTPVTVRTSSRRQTKVVEEIVIEETPNKASKSVVEDILANEISTPTGISATCRRPIRGAAGRPLKPSEYWLDESRLQYNTRTESRTYSESFSQPSMSGSSSKGPARRGFLSLLFKLLLLAVVAGSLYYTYQRLTPEQIGTLKGLLDSVIVPVQSAVETAATSLGISGGATESGTVTKSTGN